The proteins below are encoded in one region of Salvelinus fontinalis isolate EN_2023a unplaced genomic scaffold, ASM2944872v1 scaffold_1710, whole genome shotgun sequence:
- the LOC129849806 gene encoding gamma-crystallin M3-like, translating into MTVGKITFYEDRNFQGRSYETSSDCPELTSYLSRCNSCRVESGCFMVYDRSNFQGNQYFVRRGEYGDHQRMGMSDCIRSCRNIPMHSGQFRMRIYERENFGGQMHEMMDDCENMMDRYRMSDCQSCNVMDGHWLMYEQPNYKGRQMYLRPAEYRNFSNMGGSMGNMKWQSMRRIMDSC; encoded by the exons ATGACCGTGGGAAAG ATTACCTTCTACGAGGACAGGAACTTCCAGGGCCGTTCCTATGAGACCAGCTCAGACTGCCCTGAGTTGACCTCCTACCTGAGCAGGTGCAACTCCTGCAGGGTGGAGAGCGGCTGCTTCATGGTGTACGACCGCTCCAACTTCCAGGGAAACCAGTActttgtgaggagaggagagtatggTGACCACCAGCGTATGGGCATGTCTGACTGCATTAGGTCCTGCCGAAACATCCCCATG CACAGCGGCCAGTTCAGGATGAGGATCTACGAGAGGGAAAACTTCGGAGGACAGATGCACGAGATGATGGACGACTGTGAGAACATGATGGACCGTTACCGCATGTCCGACTGCCAGTCCTGTAATGTGATGGACGGACACTGGCTCATGTACGAGCAGCCCAACTACAAAGGCAGGCAGATGTACCTGAGGCCTGCAGAGTACAGAAACTTCAGCAACATGGGAGGAAGCATGGGCAACATGAAATGGCAGTCTATGAGGCGTATCATGGATTCTTGTTAA